One Betaproteobacteria bacterium genomic window carries:
- a CDS encoding class II glutamine amidotransferase, translating to MCGIVGLLLKKPELREQLGQLAMPMLIGMTERGPDSAGLAIFTGELPSAQRKYSLYAPDWEYDWAGFETLFISKFGSGAAIAIKGNHAVLTCSEPADEVRPWVKQAFPQLHLLAAGRLMDIYKDVGSPADVAARYQFEKLAGSHLVAHTRMATESAVTPDRAHPFTAGEDFCLVHNGSLSNPHQIRRRLEPLGIAFDTDNDTEAACRYFEWRMREGDDLETAIRKGFEELDGFYTFLMGTGDELALVRDAFACKPAVVAETDDYVAISSEFRSLAKLPDVKNATIFEPVPEEIYVWRA from the coding sequence ATGTGTGGAATCGTAGGATTACTGCTGAAGAAACCGGAGCTACGCGAGCAGCTCGGCCAGTTGGCGATGCCGATGCTGATCGGCATGACCGAGCGCGGACCGGATTCGGCAGGGCTGGCCATATTCACCGGAGAGCTGCCAAGCGCCCAGCGCAAGTACAGTCTCTACGCGCCGGATTGGGAATACGATTGGGCAGGATTCGAAACCTTGTTCATCAGCAAATTCGGTAGCGGGGCTGCGATTGCGATCAAGGGCAATCATGCCGTGCTCACCTGCAGCGAGCCGGCGGACGAAGTGCGGCCCTGGGTCAAGCAGGCATTTCCCCAACTGCATCTGCTCGCGGCCGGCCGCCTGATGGACATCTACAAGGACGTGGGAAGTCCCGCAGATGTTGCCGCGCGCTATCAGTTCGAGAAGCTCGCCGGGTCTCATCTGGTCGCGCACACGCGCATGGCGACCGAATCGGCGGTCACGCCGGACCGTGCGCATCCGTTCACGGCCGGCGAGGATTTCTGCCTGGTGCACAACGGATCGCTGTCGAATCCCCATCAGATCCGGCGCCGGCTCGAGCCGCTCGGCATCGCTTTCGATACCGACAACGATACCGAGGCCGCTTGCCGCTATTTCGAATGGCGCATGCGCGAGGGCGACGATCTCGAAACCGCCATCCGCAAGGGCTTCGAGGAACTGGATGGCTTTTACACCTTCCTGATGGGAACCGGAGACGAGCTGGCACTGGTGCGCGATGCCTTCGCCTGCAAGCCGGCGGTGGTGGCGGAGACCGACGACTACGTGGCGATCTCTTCGGAGTTCCGGTCGCTGGCAAAGCTGCCGGACGTGAAGAACGCCACGATTTTCGAACCTGTTCCCGAGGAGATCTACGTATGGCGGGCGTAG
- a CDS encoding helix-turn-helix transcriptional regulator yields the protein MGEPKEQFQTEQRPGAVAANGKSLDRFIGNVIRELRLKDNLTIAEVAAQAGISRGMVSKIENGQVSTSLETLSKIAQALGVSLAHLFRHYNMPSGGAQLVKNGAGMEVVRRGTRRGHTYHLLAYDQGPRKAFEPFLITMDDASEVFPTFEHPGTEFIYMLKGKIEYRHGRQTYVLEPGDSLTFRGDIPHGPEQLIELPIHFLSTIIYSSRGDE from the coding sequence ATGGGAGAGCCTAAGGAACAATTCCAGACCGAGCAACGGCCGGGTGCCGTCGCCGCCAACGGTAAATCGCTTGATCGTTTTATCGGCAATGTCATTCGCGAACTGAGGTTGAAAGACAATCTGACGATCGCGGAAGTCGCGGCGCAGGCCGGTATCTCGCGCGGCATGGTGTCCAAGATCGAGAACGGGCAGGTCTCCACCAGCCTGGAAACGCTGTCGAAGATCGCGCAGGCGCTCGGCGTATCGCTGGCCCACTTGTTTCGCCACTACAACATGCCTTCCGGCGGCGCCCAGTTGGTGAAGAACGGCGCCGGCATGGAAGTGGTGCGCCGCGGAACCAGGCGCGGACATACCTATCATTTGCTGGCCTACGATCAGGGGCCCAGGAAGGCCTTCGAACCTTTCCTGATTACCATGGACGATGCATCGGAAGTCTTTCCGACCTTCGAGCATCCCGGTACCGAGTTCATCTACATGCTGAAAGGCAAGATCGAATACCGCCACGGACGGCAGACATACGTGCTCGAACCAGGCGATTCACTTACCTTTCGCGGCGACATTCCGCACGGACCTGAACAGCTGATCGAACTGCCGATCCACTTCCTGTCCACCATCATCTACAGCAGCCGGGGCGACGAATAG
- a CDS encoding FMN-binding glutamate synthase family protein, whose translation MNKPVASHRRMQLEESAGFERKIIDYVHHASATGLYEIRGMGAKRHVPHFDDLVFLGASLSRYPLEGYREKCVTKTVLGTRFASKPVELAIPITIAGMSFGSLSANVKEALGRAASEMGTSTTTGDGGMTEEERRSSKTLIYQCLPSRYGFKPDDVRRANAIEVVIGQGAKPGGGGMLLGQKVNPRVAKMRVLPEGVDQRSACRHPDWTGPDDLTIKIQELREITDWEKPIYVKVGATRTFHDVKLAVHAGADVIVVDGMQGGTAATQTVFIENVGIPTLAAVRQAVDALEDLNMKDKVQLVVSGGIRTGADVAKALAMGADAVSIGQGILLALGCNSDTYVQNGAHHSAAGDYEKLGTAPGFCHHCHTGRCPVGVTTQDAVLEQRLEPAVGARRVRNYLKTLNMELTTIARACGKQNVHHLEREDLVALTVEAAAMAQVPLAGTNWIPGTTGI comes from the coding sequence ATGAACAAGCCAGTCGCATCGCACAGACGCATGCAACTCGAGGAAAGCGCGGGCTTCGAGCGCAAGATCATCGATTACGTTCATCACGCATCGGCGACCGGTCTTTACGAAATCCGCGGCATGGGTGCGAAGCGCCATGTCCCGCATTTCGATGACCTGGTATTCCTCGGCGCGTCGCTGTCACGCTATCCGCTGGAAGGCTATCGCGAGAAATGTGTGACCAAAACCGTGCTGGGCACGCGCTTCGCGAGCAAACCGGTGGAACTCGCCATCCCGATCACCATCGCTGGCATGAGTTTCGGTTCGCTCTCCGCCAACGTAAAGGAGGCGCTTGGTCGCGCAGCCAGTGAAATGGGCACTTCGACCACCACGGGCGACGGTGGCATGACGGAGGAGGAACGCCGCTCTTCGAAGACGCTGATTTATCAATGCCTGCCTTCCCGCTATGGCTTCAAGCCGGACGATGTGCGTCGCGCGAATGCGATTGAAGTCGTGATCGGCCAGGGCGCCAAACCCGGCGGCGGCGGCATGCTGCTCGGTCAGAAGGTCAATCCGCGCGTGGCGAAAATGCGCGTGCTTCCCGAGGGAGTCGATCAACGCTCCGCTTGCCGGCACCCCGACTGGACCGGTCCGGACGACCTGACTATCAAGATCCAGGAACTGCGCGAAATCACCGATTGGGAAAAGCCGATCTACGTGAAAGTAGGCGCAACCCGGACTTTCCACGACGTGAAGCTCGCGGTGCATGCCGGCGCAGACGTGATCGTGGTGGACGGCATGCAGGGCGGTACGGCGGCGACCCAGACAGTGTTCATCGAGAATGTCGGCATCCCGACGCTCGCGGCCGTGCGCCAGGCGGTGGATGCGCTGGAAGACCTGAACATGAAGGACAAGGTGCAGCTCGTCGTCTCCGGCGGCATTCGCACGGGGGCGGACGTCGCCAAGGCGCTGGCGATGGGCGCGGATGCGGTGTCGATTGGACAGGGGATTCTGCTTGCGCTCGGTTGCAACAGCGACACCTATGTGCAAAACGGCGCGCATCATTCAGCCGCTGGCGATTACGAAAAATTGGGAACCGCGCCCGGATTCTGTCATCACTGTCATACCGGCCGATGCCCGGTCGGGGTCACGACGCAGGACGCCGTGCTCGAACAGCGGCTGGAGCCGGCGGTCGGCGCCAGGCGCGTGCGCAACTATCTCAAGACGCTGAACATGGAATTGACGACCATCGCACGCGCCTGCGGCAAACAGAACGTGCATCATCTCGAACGCGAAGATCTGGTGGCGTTGACTGTGGAGGCGGCCGCAATGGCGCAAGTGCCGCTGGCCGGCACCAACTGGATTCCCGGAACCACGGGCATTTAA
- a CDS encoding porin, translating into MLTPLTAVLSQFISRFNHHKRKIAMLEKKLLVTAVVGAFALPSIVLAADPPKPAAPTLDQVLDASGISLGGYIDTGYSHLSGTGLFTSGVADRVFDTQPNSFNLHQAAITVAKQPKEGFGGVVNLTTGEDAQVIHAFDGGSSSNFDVTQAYAQYAKGPVTVIAGKYVTLAGAEVISSPNDVNYSRSILFGYAIPFTHTGLRATYAVSDMLSVIGGINNGWDDLKDTNKQKTLELGLTLAPTKSLSFAAADYVGTEQVAGPLDTMQGKRNILDLVGTWTATDKLSVTLNYDYGSQENAVGGTGKAKWTGLAAYANYQFTDTWRLSVRGEYFNDKDGYRTGVVQKWKEGTITLAYLPTKSMEIRGELRGDKSDQSSFLLSDGSTSKSQSSYGLEAIYKF; encoded by the coding sequence ATGCTGACGCCTCTCACCGCTGTTTTGAGCCAATTTATTTCTCGTTTCAATCATCACAAAAGGAAGATCGCCATGCTTGAGAAAAAGCTTCTTGTTACCGCCGTAGTCGGCGCATTCGCGCTGCCGAGTATCGTGTTGGCCGCAGATCCACCCAAGCCCGCCGCACCAACGCTGGATCAGGTATTAGATGCTTCCGGAATTTCGCTTGGTGGTTACATCGATACCGGTTATTCCCACCTTTCAGGTACCGGTCTGTTTACAAGTGGCGTCGCCGACCGGGTGTTCGACACCCAGCCGAACTCTTTTAACTTGCACCAAGCAGCCATCACCGTCGCCAAGCAGCCCAAGGAAGGCTTCGGCGGCGTAGTGAATCTCACCACGGGAGAGGATGCTCAGGTAATTCATGCTTTCGACGGCGGAAGCTCCAGCAACTTCGACGTTACGCAAGCCTATGCCCAGTATGCCAAGGGCCCAGTGACCGTCATCGCAGGCAAGTACGTTACGCTCGCGGGCGCGGAAGTGATCTCTAGTCCGAACGACGTCAACTATTCTCGTTCGATCCTGTTCGGTTACGCCATCCCCTTCACGCACACCGGTTTGCGCGCGACTTACGCTGTGAGCGACATGTTGAGCGTGATCGGTGGCATCAACAACGGCTGGGATGACCTCAAGGACACCAACAAGCAAAAGACTCTGGAGCTGGGGTTGACACTTGCGCCCACTAAGTCCCTCTCATTCGCGGCAGCCGACTACGTGGGTACCGAGCAGGTAGCCGGTCCTCTCGACACGATGCAGGGTAAGCGCAACATTCTCGACCTAGTCGGCACGTGGACCGCAACCGACAAGCTCAGCGTCACTCTGAACTACGACTATGGCTCCCAGGAAAATGCCGTAGGTGGCACAGGCAAGGCCAAGTGGACGGGACTCGCCGCTTACGCGAACTATCAGTTCACCGACACCTGGCGCCTCTCGGTACGCGGCGAGTACTTTAACGACAAAGACGGCTATCGCACCGGCGTCGTGCAGAAGTGGAAGGAAGGTACTATCACCTTGGCATACCTGCCAACCAAGAGCATGGAAATCCGAGGCGAGTTACGCGGCGACAAGTCCGATCAGTCGTCGTTTTTGCTGTCGGACGGATCGACGAGCAAGAGCCAGTCGTCCTACGGGCTTGAAGCCATCTACAAGTTCTAA
- the glnT gene encoding type III glutamate--ammonia ligase gives MSPQSARKYLKDNKVKYILAQFVDIHGAAKAKAVPVEHLDMMLNEGAGFAGFALWGFGMGPHGPDYMAVGDPSTLSVIPWMPGFARMACYGHVNGAPYQYCSRVVLKRQLDALAKRGLTMYTGIEPEFMLLKRAGDGSLAPADDTDLLEKPCYDYKGLARSVPFLEAMVDALRAVGVDVYQIDHEDANGQFEVNFTYGDALSSADRLVLVKMAASEIARSMGMIATFMPKPFSDRTGTGAHFHISIGNGKVKNLFHDDKDKNGLGLSKMAYHFMGGVLAHAKALTAIVAPTINSYKRLVVGRALSGATWAPAYITYGNNNRTACVRVPYGRLELRLPDGSANPYLASAAILAAGMDGVDRELDPGKPINENLYEWSPEKLKRAGIGLLPQSLKEALDEFEKDKVLRAALGEDLSQEFLTLKRMEWVEYSRHVSDWERERYAEFF, from the coding sequence ATGTCACCCCAATCGGCAAGAAAGTACCTGAAGGACAACAAGGTCAAATACATCCTTGCGCAATTCGTCGACATTCACGGCGCTGCCAAGGCCAAAGCCGTTCCGGTCGAACACCTCGACATGATGCTGAACGAGGGTGCCGGCTTCGCCGGGTTCGCGCTATGGGGATTCGGCATGGGGCCGCACGGTCCGGATTACATGGCCGTGGGCGATCCATCCACGCTGTCGGTGATTCCCTGGATGCCGGGTTTTGCACGCATGGCCTGTTACGGCCACGTCAACGGCGCGCCTTATCAATATTGTTCGCGCGTCGTGTTGAAGCGCCAGCTCGATGCGCTCGCAAAGCGCGGCCTCACGATGTACACCGGCATAGAACCGGAGTTCATGCTGCTCAAACGCGCCGGCGACGGTAGTCTCGCTCCGGCGGACGACACCGACCTGCTGGAAAAACCCTGCTACGACTATAAAGGCCTCGCACGCTCCGTGCCTTTTCTCGAAGCGATGGTAGATGCATTGCGAGCCGTCGGCGTCGATGTCTATCAGATCGATCACGAAGACGCCAACGGCCAGTTCGAGGTGAATTTCACCTACGGCGATGCGCTGAGTTCCGCCGACCGCCTAGTGCTGGTGAAGATGGCCGCCTCGGAAATCGCCCGATCGATGGGCATGATCGCGACGTTCATGCCGAAGCCGTTCTCCGACCGCACCGGGACGGGGGCGCATTTTCACATCTCGATCGGTAACGGCAAGGTCAAGAACCTATTCCATGACGACAAGGACAAGAACGGCCTGGGCCTGTCAAAGATGGCATACCACTTCATGGGCGGCGTGCTGGCGCATGCGAAAGCGCTGACCGCGATCGTTGCGCCGACCATCAACTCGTACAAGCGTCTGGTGGTGGGGCGCGCGCTGTCGGGTGCGACCTGGGCACCGGCCTATATCACCTACGGCAATAACAACCGTACCGCATGCGTGCGCGTGCCTTACGGCAGGTTGGAACTTCGCCTGCCCGATGGGTCCGCCAATCCCTATCTCGCCAGCGCAGCGATCCTTGCGGCGGGTATGGATGGCGTCGACCGTGAGCTCGATCCCGGCAAGCCGATCAACGAGAACCTTTATGAGTGGTCGCCGGAGAAGCTCAAGCGCGCGGGAATCGGCCTGTTGCCGCAAAGCCTGAAGGAAGCGCTGGACGAATTCGAGAAGGACAAAGTATTGCGAGCCGCCCTCGGCGAGGACCTCTCCCAGGAATTCCTCACGCTGAAGCGCATGGAATGGGTCGAATACTCGCGCCACGTTTCCGATTGGGAGCGCGAGCGCTACGCGGAGTTTTTCTGA
- a CDS encoding accessory factor UbiK family protein has protein sequence MRQSDLLHPSGAKRHANRVLLHSPQGGVRLETRFLDELNRKISELIAASPAKDVEKNLRALLSRAFSRLDLVTREEFDIQQEMLGRTREKLQQMEARVAEMEKLLADGTKR, from the coding sequence ATGCGCCAATCTGACCTTTTGCACCCAAGCGGTGCGAAGAGGCATGCAAACCGTGTTTTGCTACACTCCCCGCAAGGAGGGGTGCGCTTGGAAACCCGATTTCTGGACGAATTGAACCGCAAGATCAGCGAACTCATCGCCGCCTCGCCCGCGAAGGACGTCGAAAAGAATCTGCGAGCGCTTTTGTCGCGTGCCTTTTCCCGGCTCGATCTGGTGACCCGCGAGGAATTCGACATTCAGCAGGAAATGCTTGGCCGCACCCGTGAAAAGTTGCAGCAAATGGAGGCCAGGGTTGCCGAGATGGAGAAATTGCTTGCGGATGGGACGAAGCGCTAA
- the glnK gene encoding P-II family nitrogen regulator, with protein sequence MKLVTAVIKPFKLDEVREALSAIGVQGITVTEVKGFGRQKGHTELYRGAEYVVDFLPKVKIEAAIKTELLDQVIEAIEKSANTGKIGDGKIFVFDLEQVVRIRTGETGADAL encoded by the coding sequence ATGAAATTAGTTACCGCAGTCATCAAGCCGTTCAAGCTTGACGAGGTGCGTGAGGCCTTGTCCGCCATCGGCGTGCAGGGGATCACAGTGACCGAAGTCAAGGGCTTCGGCCGGCAGAAGGGCCATACCGAGCTTTACCGCGGCGCCGAATACGTCGTGGACTTCCTGCCCAAGGTGAAGATCGAAGCTGCGATCAAGACCGAGTTGCTGGATCAGGTGATCGAGGCCATCGAAAAATCCGCCAACACCGGGAAAATCGGCGACGGCAAGATCTTCGTGTTCGACCTCGAACAGGTTGTCCGCATTCGCACCGGCGAGACCGGCGCGGACGCGCTATAG
- a CDS encoding GNAT family N-acetyltransferase, which yields MSDVQSIRIERARKGDVPALIELLAALFAIESDFSADRARQRRGLELLLAQPDDRAVLLVARSNDGRVVGMASAQLVISTAEGAPSAWIEDVIVQQALRGHGLARLLLRELLDWAQRHGATRAQLLADGANTPALDFYRHIGWQPTQLSAWRRSLQDR from the coding sequence GTGTCAGATGTTCAATCAATACGCATCGAGCGCGCACGCAAAGGTGATGTTCCGGCATTGATCGAGTTGCTTGCTGCGCTGTTCGCGATCGAGAGCGATTTTTCCGCCGATCGCGCAAGACAACGCCGCGGACTCGAGTTGCTGCTGGCACAACCAGACGACCGGGCCGTTTTGCTGGTCGCGCGTTCGAATGACGGCAGGGTGGTCGGCATGGCAAGCGCACAACTTGTCATTTCGACGGCGGAGGGTGCGCCTTCGGCTTGGATCGAGGACGTTATCGTGCAGCAGGCGTTGCGCGGCCATGGCCTCGCACGGCTTCTGCTGAGGGAATTGCTCGATTGGGCGCAACGGCATGGCGCGACCCGGGCGCAACTGTTGGCAGACGGCGCGAACACACCCGCGCTGGATTTCTACCGTCATATCGGCTGGCAGCCGACGCAGTTGTCGGCCTGGCGTCGTTCGCTGCAGGATCGCTGA
- a CDS encoding ammonium transporter: MLRKILMLLALCGVLGFSASDFADEAKPADAAATAPAAAAPAAPPAPTEPFLVTNDKINSGDTAWMLTSTALVLLMTIPGLALFYGGMVRKKNVLATLMQSFAITCLVTVLWWLIGYSLAFTPGDTAYLGGFGRAFMNGVVYLKDAGKTSVSHLGLTVPETVYAMFQLTFAIITPALIAGAFAERMKFSAMLWFMGIWSIVVYAPIAHWVWEPSGWLAAKGVLDFAGGTVVHINAGIAGLACALALGKRVGYGKEAMAPHNLTLTLIGASLLWVGWFGFNAGSAVASDGRAGMAMAVTQIATAVAALSWMFSEWLVKGKPSVLGIASGAVAGLVAITPASGFVGPNASVIIGVAAGVICFYASSYVKKWLGYDDSLDAFGVHCVGGIVGALLTGALVSKDISGSDGSVLIQLWGVGTTLIYGFIVSFIILKIIDMTIGLRVPEDQEREGLDITLHGEKVE, translated from the coding sequence ATGCTTAGAAAAATTCTGATGCTTCTGGCTCTGTGCGGAGTGCTGGGGTTTTCCGCGTCGGACTTCGCCGACGAGGCCAAGCCGGCTGACGCGGCCGCAACTGCGCCAGCGGCGGCGGCGCCGGCAGCGCCACCCGCACCCACCGAGCCATTTCTGGTTACCAACGACAAGATCAATTCCGGCGATACGGCGTGGATGCTCACCTCCACCGCTCTGGTACTGCTGATGACTATTCCAGGTTTGGCGCTGTTCTATGGTGGAATGGTACGCAAGAAGAACGTGTTGGCAACATTGATGCAGAGTTTTGCGATCACCTGCCTGGTAACCGTACTGTGGTGGCTGATCGGATACAGTCTTGCCTTTACGCCTGGTGACACCGCCTATCTTGGTGGTTTCGGTCGCGCCTTCATGAATGGGGTCGTTTATCTGAAGGACGCGGGGAAAACCTCGGTCTCGCATCTCGGCCTGACGGTACCCGAGACGGTATACGCGATGTTCCAGCTTACGTTCGCGATCATCACTCCGGCGTTAATTGCCGGCGCTTTCGCCGAACGCATGAAATTTTCGGCGATGCTTTGGTTCATGGGCATCTGGTCGATTGTGGTCTATGCCCCGATCGCGCACTGGGTGTGGGAACCGAGCGGCTGGCTTGCTGCCAAGGGCGTGCTCGATTTCGCCGGCGGCACGGTGGTGCACATAAACGCGGGTATTGCGGGTCTGGCTTGCGCGCTCGCCCTCGGCAAGCGCGTTGGTTACGGCAAGGAAGCAATGGCGCCGCACAACCTCACGCTCACGCTCATTGGTGCATCGCTGCTGTGGGTGGGCTGGTTCGGCTTTAACGCGGGTTCCGCAGTGGCATCCGATGGCCGTGCCGGCATGGCGATGGCGGTAACGCAGATTGCAACAGCCGTAGCGGCGCTCTCCTGGATGTTCTCCGAGTGGTTGGTCAAGGGCAAACCGAGTGTGCTCGGAATCGCCTCCGGAGCGGTGGCAGGACTGGTCGCAATTACCCCGGCATCCGGTTTCGTCGGGCCTAATGCGTCTGTGATCATCGGCGTGGCCGCAGGTGTCATCTGCTTCTATGCTTCCTCATACGTGAAGAAATGGCTCGGCTACGACGACTCGCTCGACGCGTTTGGCGTGCACTGCGTCGGCGGTATCGTCGGCGCTTTGCTGACCGGAGCTTTGGTCAGCAAAGACATCAGTGGCTCCGATGGCAGCGTGCTGATCCAGTTGTGGGGAGTAGGCACGACCCTGATCTACGGTTTCATCGTCTCCTTCATCATCCTCAAGATTATCGATATGACGATCGGGCTGCGTGTGCCGGAAGATCAGGAACGCGAAGGTCTGGACATCACCCTGCATGGCGAAAAAGTCGAATGA
- a CDS encoding methylglutamate dehydrogenase, which produces MNANRASPVHAQFAALQPPWEERRGMRIAPRITGDDAAKLNAVALADLSFLPRFGLKGPAAEQWLESQNIALPAKVNGWASLSGAGVIARLGRSEFFLEDGAAADTVGAIRAALGTGAPGVYPVIRQDAGFALAGMRVNELLVQTCNVNFEEFGPEDRIAVMTQMIGVAVLAIPINYKQVPCYRLWCDPTFAPYFWETFSEIAGELGGGVIGVDSLPG; this is translated from the coding sequence ATGAATGCGAATCGAGCCAGTCCGGTGCACGCGCAATTTGCCGCGTTGCAGCCGCCGTGGGAAGAGCGGCGCGGCATGAGAATCGCGCCCCGCATTACTGGCGATGATGCGGCGAAGCTGAACGCAGTGGCGTTGGCCGACTTGAGTTTCCTGCCCAGGTTCGGGCTCAAAGGACCGGCAGCGGAGCAGTGGCTGGAAAGTCAGAACATCGCGCTGCCTGCGAAGGTGAATGGCTGGGCTTCGCTGTCCGGCGCCGGCGTGATTGCAAGGCTGGGGAGGAGCGAATTCTTTCTCGAGGATGGCGCTGCCGCGGATACGGTCGGCGCAATCCGGGCTGCGCTTGGAACCGGGGCCCCCGGTGTCTATCCGGTGATCCGTCAGGATGCGGGCTTCGCGCTCGCGGGCATGCGCGTAAACGAATTGCTGGTCCAGACATGCAATGTGAATTTCGAGGAATTCGGCCCGGAGGATCGGATCGCGGTGATGACCCAGATGATCGGTGTCGCCGTTCTCGCAATCCCCATCAACTACAAACAAGTGCCGTGTTACCGCCTCTGGTGCGATCCCACCTTTGCCCCTTATTTCTGGGAAACGTTTTCAGAAATCGCCGGGGAGCTGGGTGGTGGCGTCATCGGCGTGGATAGCTTGCCCGGGTAG
- a CDS encoding protein glxC: protein MAGVAQAPHIAADVVTFDLAKQPLRELNRFLHHGLGATKKVRVLNPDGAHNIAAGVNAPVEVEVDGHAGYYAAGMNQLATVLIRGNAGPGLAEGMTSGVVYVKGFASVSAGAAAHGGLLVIDGDASLRCGISMKGIDIVVGGSVGDFSAFMAQAGRLVVCGDAGDALGDSLYEAVIYVRGKVKSFGADAHEQPMSRADYEALADLLTRAGLKHDPKQFRRVASKRELYHWNADANQEY, encoded by the coding sequence ATGGCGGGCGTAGCACAGGCACCGCACATCGCGGCGGACGTCGTCACCTTCGATCTCGCGAAGCAGCCGCTGCGCGAGCTCAACCGGTTTCTTCACCATGGACTCGGTGCGACAAAAAAAGTGCGCGTGCTCAATCCGGATGGCGCCCACAACATTGCCGCCGGCGTGAATGCGCCGGTGGAAGTCGAAGTCGATGGACACGCCGGCTACTACGCGGCGGGGATGAACCAACTCGCCACGGTTCTGATCCGCGGCAATGCCGGACCCGGGCTCGCCGAAGGCATGACTTCCGGTGTCGTGTACGTAAAAGGATTTGCGTCCGTATCGGCAGGTGCGGCGGCGCACGGCGGATTGCTGGTAATCGACGGTGATGCGTCGCTGCGTTGTGGCATTTCGATGAAAGGCATCGACATCGTGGTCGGCGGGTCGGTCGGCGATTTTTCCGCCTTCATGGCCCAGGCCGGCAGGCTGGTCGTGTGCGGCGACGCCGGCGATGCGCTCGGCGATTCACTCTATGAAGCGGTGATCTACGTGCGCGGCAAAGTGAAGTCCTTCGGCGCCGACGCCCACGAACAACCGATGAGCCGGGCGGACTACGAAGCGCTGGCGGATTTGCTGACAAGAGCCGGGCTGAAGCACGATCCGAAGCAGTTCAGGCGCGTCGCGTCCAAGCGCGAGCTGTATCACTGGAATGCCGATGCGAACCAGGAGTATTGA